The following proteins are co-located in the Candidatus Planktophila lacus genome:
- a CDS encoding DEAD/DEAH box helicase: MYGRCWTIVDPVSTPAEKFAASKSRSKHAVTEDFLAESKFPFDDFQIQACHAVESGHGVLVAAPTGAGKTVVGEFAAFLALRNGKKCFYTTPIKALSNQKFQEFVDRFGEDRVGLLTGDTNINSEADILVMTTEVLRNMLYAGSSTLTNLGSVVMDEVHYLADKFRGAVWEEVLIHLMESVQVISLSATVSNAEEFGEWLGEVRGETHVILSEHRPIPLYQHILINSSLIDLFSSPGKVNPEILAAEREAMRKVKIPRHRREQWGASESRLSRPEIIEKLQRENLLPAITFIFSRMGCDAAVKQCLAAGIKLTNTEERAEILKTAERYTANLPEEDLEVLGYREWITALERGIAAHHAGLLPSFKNAIEDLFQRGLVKAVFATETLALGINMPARTVVLDKLTKWNGEAHVPITPGEYTQLTGRAGRRGIDIEGNAVVQWSPTVDSAMAASLASTRTYPLRSSFTPTYNMAINLIARFGRERAHGSLESSFAQFQADRAVVGLVKQIKKNETARLELMASAECHLGDFESYARLRSEIKELEKLLSKRDGRKTFDNRQRQHMENEIDGLRRSTRSHPCHSCNDRETHARFAERAERLHRESEGLRGRVENRTHVIAKTFDRICDVLTHLGYIEGEKPLPQGKILAKIYAESDLLLTETIRNGILDELSAPELLSVVSCMIFQSRSRDEYAPKMPHQNVTNALVEITKLWAKLEDIENEFDVKTQKEPDFGFAYISYRWAQGNSLTNVLKGSDMSVGDFVRSAKQLMDLLMQIAGASEKLRPVCREAIKRLDRGVVSYMVDDL; the protein is encoded by the coding sequence ATGTATGGCAGGTGCTGGACTATCGTGGACCCCGTGAGTACGCCTGCTGAAAAATTCGCCGCTTCAAAGAGTCGAAGTAAGCACGCTGTAACTGAAGATTTTCTAGCCGAATCAAAGTTCCCATTTGATGATTTCCAGATCCAAGCCTGTCACGCGGTAGAAAGCGGACATGGAGTCTTAGTTGCTGCTCCAACTGGTGCAGGAAAGACGGTCGTTGGAGAGTTCGCAGCATTTCTTGCACTACGTAACGGCAAGAAGTGTTTCTACACAACACCGATCAAAGCGCTATCAAATCAGAAGTTCCAAGAGTTTGTAGATCGATTCGGTGAAGATCGGGTTGGTCTCTTAACTGGCGATACCAATATTAATTCCGAAGCAGATATCTTGGTTATGACCACAGAAGTTCTGCGCAACATGCTCTATGCCGGCTCTTCAACGCTCACCAATTTAGGTTCAGTTGTTATGGATGAGGTTCATTACCTTGCCGATAAGTTCCGCGGTGCGGTTTGGGAAGAAGTTTTGATCCATCTGATGGAGTCAGTTCAAGTTATCTCGCTATCAGCAACGGTTTCTAACGCTGAAGAGTTCGGTGAATGGCTCGGGGAAGTGCGTGGTGAAACCCATGTGATCTTGAGCGAGCATCGCCCGATCCCGCTCTACCAACATATCTTGATCAACTCATCGCTCATCGATTTATTCTCAAGCCCTGGCAAAGTAAATCCTGAGATCTTGGCTGCCGAACGCGAGGCGATGCGAAAGGTAAAGATTCCACGCCATCGTCGCGAACAATGGGGAGCATCCGAATCACGTTTATCTCGACCAGAGATAATTGAGAAGCTCCAACGAGAAAACTTGTTGCCTGCAATTACTTTTATCTTCTCTCGCATGGGATGCGATGCTGCAGTAAAGCAGTGCCTAGCGGCCGGAATTAAGTTAACAAATACTGAAGAACGTGCTGAGATTCTCAAAACTGCCGAGCGTTACACCGCTAATTTGCCAGAGGAAGATCTCGAAGTTCTTGGGTATCGCGAATGGATCACCGCTCTTGAAAGAGGCATCGCTGCGCATCACGCTGGTTTACTTCCCTCATTTAAAAACGCGATCGAAGATCTCTTTCAGCGCGGCTTAGTTAAAGCAGTCTTTGCTACCGAAACCCTTGCGCTAGGAATCAACATGCCGGCACGAACAGTCGTCCTAGATAAATTAACTAAATGGAATGGTGAGGCGCACGTTCCAATTACGCCGGGGGAGTACACCCAGTTAACCGGACGTGCGGGTAGACGCGGTATCGATATTGAGGGAAATGCCGTCGTGCAATGGTCACCAACGGTGGATTCAGCGATGGCGGCGAGCTTGGCATCTACAAGAACTTATCCGCTGCGTTCTTCATTTACTCCGACCTACAACATGGCGATAAATCTCATTGCGCGTTTCGGTCGCGAGAGAGCCCACGGGAGTCTGGAATCTTCGTTTGCGCAGTTCCAAGCCGATCGCGCTGTAGTTGGCTTGGTTAAGCAAATTAAGAAGAATGAAACTGCGCGACTTGAGTTAATGGCTAGCGCCGAGTGCCACTTAGGTGACTTCGAAAGTTATGCCAGATTGCGAAGTGAGATTAAAGAGTTAGAGAAGCTGCTCTCCAAACGTGATGGCCGTAAAACTTTTGATAATCGCCAGCGTCAGCATATGGAGAATGAGATCGACGGCCTGCGCCGCAGCACGCGATCTCATCCCTGCCATTCATGTAACGATCGCGAAACGCACGCCCGCTTTGCTGAGCGCGCTGAACGCCTGCACCGTGAATCCGAAGGCTTACGTGGAAGAGTCGAGAACCGTACCCACGTTATCGCAAAAACTTTTGACCGCATTTGTGATGTATTGACCCATCTCGGATATATCGAGGGGGAGAAGCCACTTCCGCAAGGCAAGATCCTCGCCAAGATTTACGCAGAATCAGATCTTCTTTTAACCGAGACTATTCGTAATGGAATTCTCGATGAGTTATCTGCTCCGGAACTTTTATCCGTTGTCTCATGCATGATCTTTCAATCAAGATCTCGCGATGAATACGCACCAAAAATGCCACATCAAAACGTCACTAACGCACTCGTTGAGATCACCAAACTTTGGGCCAAACTTGAAGATATCGAGAACGAGTTTGATGTTAAAACCCAGAAAGAACCCGATTTCGGTTTTGCCTATATCTCTTATCGTTGGGCACAAGGCAATTCGTTAACCAACGTTCTAAAGGGTTCGGATATGTCGGTCGGAGATTTTGTTCGCTCAGCTAAGCAGTTGATGGATCTACTTATGCAGATCGCCGGTGCCAGCGAGAAGTTACGTCCAGTTTGTCGAGAGGCGATCAAGCGTTTAGATCGCGGCGTAGTTTCATATATGGTGGATGACCTATGA
- the tatC gene encoding twin-arginine translocase subunit TatC, which yields MPLLDHLREFRKRIVRSVSAILLAALIGWFFYNEIIAKLAEPVCDLALAQRTGSDTCGSLYISGVLGPLNLQIKVALLTGLIIAAPYWLYQLWAFIAPALHRKEKRNSVFFFVAATPFFAAGTFLGYAILPLAIKVLFGFTPDALNNLVKFDDYLDFVMRTILVFGLAFELPVFLVTFNLIGFLSGVTILRPWRIWVFCIVLFVAGFSPSADPLSMILLAIPLIILYLLSGVFALWNDKRRAKKEIPLD from the coding sequence ATGCCTTTGTTAGATCATCTACGCGAGTTTAGAAAGAGAATCGTTCGTTCGGTTTCGGCAATCTTGCTCGCCGCGTTAATTGGCTGGTTCTTCTATAACGAGATTATCGCGAAGTTAGCAGAACCAGTTTGCGATTTAGCCCTAGCTCAAAGAACTGGATCTGACACCTGCGGTTCTCTCTACATCAGTGGCGTACTGGGTCCATTGAACCTTCAGATTAAAGTCGCGCTACTTACCGGGCTGATCATCGCTGCGCCATATTGGCTCTATCAACTATGGGCCTTCATAGCACCGGCACTTCACCGAAAAGAAAAGCGTAACTCCGTCTTCTTCTTCGTCGCCGCCACTCCATTCTTCGCTGCCGGAACTTTCCTCGGCTACGCAATTCTTCCTTTAGCGATCAAGGTTCTATTCGGCTTCACCCCAGATGCACTTAACAACTTGGTGAAATTCGATGATTATCTAGATTTTGTAATGCGAACGATATTGGTCTTTGGCTTGGCCTTTGAACTTCCTGTCTTCCTAGTTACCTTTAACTTGATTGGCTTCTTAAGCGGCGTGACAATTCTCAGACCTTGGCGCATTTGGGTCTTCTGTATTGTTCTCTTTGTTGCTGGGTTCTCACCAAGCGCCGATCCGCTATCGATGATTCTTCTAGCTATTCCACTAATTATTCTGTACCTACTTTCGGGAGTATTCGCGCTTTGGAATGACAAGCGGCGAGCTAAAAAAGAAATTCCACTGGATTAA
- a CDS encoding diacylglycerol/lipid kinase family protein translates to MWAIVINPVSGGGKGAILGREVAGYFAKHGLEYTIITATSANKLKENLANFLDLADGQPCQGVIAVGGDGLAHLVIQLVAPRKIPFSVIPAGTGNDLVRTMGWSLDSITKQLDFVTTTQPTAIDLGMVDSEWFGAILSTGFDSVVNERANTMRWPKGPMKYNLAIAMELPRFAPISYTIELDTQLLQVEAMLIAVANGKSYGGGMQVCPDASMTDGLFDVMILHPVSKFEFIKVFPKVFKGAHIGHPQVCIYRSARVSISSAAVAYADGERIGGLPVRAECMAGAGLSWTP, encoded by the coding sequence GTGTGGGCGATCGTTATCAACCCTGTATCTGGGGGAGGCAAAGGCGCCATTCTCGGTAGGGAAGTTGCTGGTTACTTCGCAAAGCACGGACTTGAATACACGATTATCACCGCTACATCAGCGAACAAATTAAAAGAGAACTTAGCTAACTTTCTTGATCTAGCCGACGGTCAACCATGTCAGGGCGTGATTGCAGTTGGCGGTGATGGCCTGGCGCATCTCGTCATCCAATTGGTTGCCCCAAGAAAGATCCCATTTTCAGTGATTCCGGCAGGAACTGGAAATGATTTGGTTCGAACCATGGGTTGGAGCCTAGACTCGATTACTAAGCAATTAGATTTTGTGACAACAACGCAACCGACTGCAATTGATCTTGGAATGGTTGATTCGGAATGGTTTGGCGCAATACTCTCAACCGGTTTTGATTCGGTGGTAAACGAGCGAGCCAACACCATGAGATGGCCGAAAGGACCAATGAAGTACAACTTGGCTATTGCGATGGAGTTGCCAAGATTTGCACCGATTTCTTACACAATTGAATTGGATACCCAATTACTCCAAGTTGAAGCGATGTTGATCGCCGTTGCAAATGGCAAGAGTTACGGGGGAGGCATGCAAGTTTGCCCTGATGCATCTATGACCGATGGACTCTTTGATGTGATGATTCTGCATCCCGTTAGCAAATTTGAATTTATCAAGGTCTTTCCCAAGGTATTCAAGGGCGCTCATATCGGACACCCTCAAGTGTGCATTTATCGCAGTGCTCGTGTCTCCATCTCATCTGCTGCCGTTGCGTATGCCGATGGAGAGCGAATCGGAGGTTTGCCAGTTCGTGCTGAATGTATGGCAGGTGCTGGACTATCGTGGACCCCGTGA